TGCCCGCGCAGATAGGCCTCATACGCCTTGGGCGTTGGTCAGGGTCTTGTGCCAGACTCGCGCGTCCTCACCGGCAACGAGCTTCACGTCCAGTTCGGTCACGATCTGGCGCGTAATCTCGTCCTGAACCGCGAATAAATCCTTCAAGTCGCGATCGAAACGCTCGGCCCACAGGTGATTGCCTGTAGTCGCATCGATCAGCTGAGCGTTCATCCGAATGCGAACACCGGACTGCTGAAGGCTACCCTCCAGCACGTAGCGCACCCCCAGTTCCTGGCTGATTCGGCGCACGTCCACTGGCTTTCCCTTGTAAGCGAACTACGAGTTGCGGGCGATGACCTTAAGATTGTAAAGCTTGGACAGATCGGTGATGATAGTTTCGCTGATCCCATCCGCGAAATACTCCTGGTTCGGATCGCCGCTCATGTTGACGAAGGGCAGCACGGCGATGGAAGGTTTGTTCGGCAAGGGAAGGGATGCGTTAGCGCTGGACGTGATTTTGGGTGGTGAAGATACCGGCGGCCGTTGTGAATACCACCACTCTCCTGCACCAGTGGCTAAGACGAGGATGGCAGCCACTACCGCAACCTTTCGCGGCGTGTTCGAGGCGGCCGCGCTGGCGGGCGGGGCGATTGGCATTATTCCGTGCTCCGGTTCCATCTGGTAGGCGCGCACCGGCCTTGCGATATTCTTGACTGTCTGCTCCCCGATAAATCTGAGAGAGATCGGCAGCTTGCCTTCGATCTGGTCATACATCGTTCCGGACAGGCATATTCCACCGGGTTCGGCGAGCGACTCCAGACGAGCGGCGATGTTGACTCCGTCGCCATAGACGGTGCCGTAGTCGCGGAGAATCACGTCTCCGAGGTTAAGTCCGATACGGAATTGCATGCGCCGGTGTTCGGCAAACTGGCGGTTTCTCCGGCCCAGATCTTTCTGGATCTAGAGTGCGCACTCGGTGGCTTGGACTGGACTTTCGAATACGGCCAAGGCGCTATCACCCGCCGTGTCGATTACTCGGCCCTGATGCCGCGCGATCTGTGCGGTGAAGACCGACCGGTACTCCGTCAGAGTGCGCACCGTCGCCGCCTCGTCGTCTCCCATGAGGCGGCTGTAGCCTGCCACGTCAGCGGCGAGAATGGCGGCGAGCTTGCGGGTTTGCGAAGGGTCTTCGTTCATCGAACAAAATCCGATAGCGCTAGATGCGGTTATGATAGCCCACTAGTGAGGCGAGTAGACTCTCGAAAGGGACGAGAGTGAACCGGCAGCCAAGTTGCACCGTGGTGCGAACACGGGAGCAACCTCGGTCTCTAATTCAGTAGCCCGCCGCCGACAGCACGCGATCCAAGGCGCCGGCGGTGGGTAGCATTTCTACTTCTCGAAGTGTGCGTCGGTACAAATGACCGAAGTCGGTCCGGTCTCCTGTCACAAGGAGATTGGCTCTTGCCTGTGCCGACTCCGCGAGGACCGGGGCATCCTTGGGGCCTAAGTCGTGCGCCGCGGCCCATTCGATATATTCCTTGTGTGGCTCCGGGCAGATCGTTAGAACAGCGGTAAGACGGGCGAATTCCGGTAGGCGTTCCTTGCGTTTGAATGCGAGATTGCGCCTTGCCTCTTCGATGGTGTAGGGTGAAGCCAGAAGTTCGCACAATCCCGCTTCGGCCAAGCGAAATAAGATACCTGGACGGCTCTCATTCAGGTATGCCGCGCTGAACAAGACATTGGCGTCGAGGAACAGGCGCATCTAGAGTTGGCGGTTCTTGATCTTACGTTTTTTGAGAGAGGCTTCCACGCGCGCTTGCTCTCGGGGCGTGATTTTGGCCTCCTCGGAGAACTCCTTCACTCTTGCGTCGCTGTAAATTTCAATGGGGAACACGAAGGCTTGGCGCAGAACAATGGCGCCATCGGCGCTGGCCTCGACCACCATGGGCGCCTCGTCTGGAATGGCCAGTTTTCGCAAAATGCCCTTGGGAATGGTGATTTGGCCCTTCTTGCCCAGTTTTACGAGATCCATTTGTGGTGTTCCGAAAGTTTAGGAAGTCAGGACACCAGAATCCCGGCAACCCGGTATATGGAATTGCCGATGCCCAATTTAGGACAATTATTTCACCGCGAAAGATGCAAAGATGCGAGAACATGGTCCGCCCGGCCCCTTCTAAATCCGCTCACAGAATGGCGCACGAAGAGGATTCGGTAATGTAGGGTTGTCTGTTGCACGCGCCGCCGAAGGCCATTACGTTCTTTAGATTTAGCTCCGGTTCTCGAAGCCTCGCGTTACCTTCGGGCAACCATCCCTGGTATGATCCTCCGCAACATTTCCCACGCATCGGTTGATGCCTAACAAAACCTGATTAATACTCGCGGGAGGCGGCGCCCGTGCCGCGTATCAAGCCGGGGTGCTTTCCGCGGTACGGCAACTGGTCGCGGAACGCGATAAAAATCCCTTCGCCATCATCTCTGGCACTTCGGCGGGCGCCATCAACGCCGCGGCCCTCGCCGTTTTCGCGGAGAACTTAGATGAGGCGGTCGGCCATATGCTCGCTGTGTGGGGTAATTTCCATGCCCGCCACGTGTACCGTGCCGACCAGGTTGGGATCGCGAAGACCGGCGGCCGCTGGCTTTCGGCGCTCGCGTTCGGATGGTTGGTGCGCCAGAATCCGCGTTCTCTACTCGACAATACACCGCTACGCCACCTCTTGTCATCGCGATTGGATTTCTCGCGCATCCAGCGTGCCATCGGCAACGGTGCCATGCACGCGGTGAGCATCACGGTTTCGGGGTACACGAGCGGAGAGAGCATCAGCTTCTTTCAAGCGGCGGCGTCCGCGCAACCCTGGTCACGCATGCAGCGCGCAAGGGTGCGCGCCGAGATCAAAGTCGATCATTTGCTTGCCTCCAGCGCGATTCCGTTTTTCTTTCCGGCGGTAAAGATAAACCGGGAGTACTTTGGCGACGGATCGATGCGGCAGATCGCGCCCATCAGCCCTGCCATCCATCTGGGCGCGGACCGTGTGTTGGTGATCTGCGCGGGCCGCATGGAGCGCGAGGAGCGGCGGCACGCCAGCGCCTATCCCAGCCTGGCGCAAATTGCTGGGCACGCCTTGTCGAGTATCTTTCTGGACAGCCTGGAGGCGGATATCGAGCGCCTGCAACGCATCAACAAAACCGTTAGTCTGATTCCCGCCGGTGCGCGCGAGAGCGACGGCGCCACGCTCCGGCCCATTGACGTCATTGTCATCGCACCTAGCGAACGCTTGGATTTTTTAGCCGCAAAACACGTGCGGGCGTTACCCCGCTCGGTACGCGCGTTTTTCGACGGGATCGGCGCGATGAATAAGGAGGGCGGTGCGCTCGCGAGCTATCTATTGTTCGAAGCACCTTACACGCGGGCCCTCATAGACCTCGGCTATCGTGACGCGATGGCGAGGGCCAGCGAATTGCGCGCGTTCCTCGTTTGATTCCGCGTTGGCCCAGGGACGGAGGAGCGTACGGAATCCCCAATTATTCGCTAGCTGTGAGAGAACATGGTCCGCCCGGCCACTTCCAAATCCGCTCGCAGAATGGTGCCCGAAGACGACTCCGTAATGTAGAGCTGTTTGTTCCCCGCGCCGCCGAAGGCCATGTTGGTGGTGAGATGCCCTTGCGGTGAACGGATGCGGTAGAGCGGTTCTCCGGCGGGGCTCATGCCCCAAACGCTGCCCAATCCAACATGGGCGATGATCAAACCACCCTGGCTGTCCAGGGCCAAGCCGTCGGGCCCCATGCCGCCGGACATATGAACATAGATACCGACCTTGGATACACCACCGTCGCGAGCCAGGGGCACGCGCCACACGCAATTGCCGCGAGTGACCGCGAGATAAACGTGGGTTTCTTCTAGATTCATGACCAGTCCGTTGGGGCTGGGTACGTTGTCGAGCAGGCAGATGACGCGCCCTTCGGGTGTCACGCGAAACAAACGGCCCGTGGGGTCGTGCAAGCCGGTGAGGCCTTGGTCGGTGAAGTACAAATCTCCATTGGAAGCGAAGAACAGATCGTTCACGCCCTTGAAGCGTTCCACGTTCGCGCGTTCGAGAAAGGGTTTCACTCGCTTCGTTTCGGGATCGAGCACCATGATGCCGTGCTTGTAGTCGGCGATGAACACGCGGCCGTCGCGATGAATTTTCAGGCCGTTGGGCCAGCCGTCGTACTGCGTGACCACGGAAAATTCACCCTTGGCATCCACTTTCAGAATGCGGCCGTTGGCGATGTCCACGCACCACAAATTACCGTCGCGGTCGAAGGAGGGCCCTTCGAGAAACGCCACTGCCGGAAAACCGGGCGGCTGGCCCCGCACCCACTCGTTATCGGGCGGTGCGCCACGAAGATCGGGCGGGAGTCTGGCCCAGACGGTGGCATCGATGGATTTCGGAGTCGCGTAGAACATGTTCATTCCCCCGTGAAATGCGGCGGGCGCTTGTCTAGGAATGCACTCACTGCTTCGTTGTGATCCTTGGTGTAATGGGCGAGCGCTTGATACGCCGCGGCCATTTCCAAGGAAGTGTTCAGGCTGGTATGCGCGCTTTCTCGCACCAAGCGCTTGGTAAGGCGCAAGGCGATTGCGGGATTGGCCGCGAAGCGTTGCGCGAAGGCGCGCGCTTCTTCCATGAGTTTACCGGCGGGCGTCACTTTGGATACCAATCCGCACGCCAGCGCGGCGGGTGCGTCGATGGTGTCACCGGTCAGCATGAGTTCCAGCGCTTTCGCCGAACCCACCACGCGCGAGAGCAACCACGCGCCGCCGTCGCCCGGAACGATGCCGAGCTTGACG
This is a stretch of genomic DNA from Betaproteobacteria bacterium. It encodes these proteins:
- a CDS encoding SMP-30/gluconolactonase/LRE family protein; this translates as MFYATPKSIDATVWARLPPDLRGAPPDNEWVRGQPPGFPAVAFLEGPSFDRDGNLWCVDIANGRILKVDAKGEFSVVTQYDGWPNGLKIHRDGRVFIADYKHGIMVLDPETKRVKPFLERANVERFKGVNDLFFASNGDLYFTDQGLTGLHDPTGRLFRVTPEGRVICLLDNVPSPNGLVMNLEETHVYLAVTRGNCVWRVPLARDGGVSKVGIYVHMSGGMGPDGLALDSQGGLIIAHVGLGSVWGMSPAGEPLYRIRSPQGHLTTNMAFGGAGNKQLYITESSSGTILRADLEVAGRTMFSHS
- a CDS encoding adenylate/guanylate cyclase domain-containing protein; its protein translation is MQFRIGLNLGDVILRDYGTVYGDGVNIAARLESLAEPGGICLSGTMYDQIEGKLPISLRFIGEQTVKNIARPVRAYQMEPEHGIMPIAPPASAAASNTPRKVAVVAAILVLATGAGEWWYSQRPPVSSPPKITSSANASLPLPNKPSIAVLPFVNMSGDPNQEYFADGISETIITDLSKLYNLKVIARNS
- a CDS encoding AbrB/MazE/SpoVT family DNA-binding domain-containing protein, giving the protein MDLVKLGKKGQITIPKGILRKLAIPDEAPMVVEASADGAIVLRQAFVFPIEIYSDARVKEFSEEAKITPREQARVEASLKKRKIKNRQL
- a CDS encoding PIN domain-containing protein, with product MRLFLDANVLFSAAYLNESRPGILFRLAEAGLCELLASPYTIEEARRNLAFKRKERLPEFARLTAVLTICPEPHKEYIEWAAAHDLGPKDAPVLAESAQARANLLVTGDRTDFGHLYRRTLREVEMLPTAGALDRVLSAAGY
- a CDS encoding patatin-like phospholipase family protein, encoding MLAGGGARAAYQAGVLSAVRQLVAERDKNPFAIISGTSAGAINAAALAVFAENLDEAVGHMLAVWGNFHARHVYRADQVGIAKTGGRWLSALAFGWLVRQNPRSLLDNTPLRHLLSSRLDFSRIQRAIGNGAMHAVSITVSGYTSGESISFFQAAASAQPWSRMQRARVRAEIKVDHLLASSAIPFFFPAVKINREYFGDGSMRQIAPISPAIHLGADRVLVICAGRMEREERRHASAYPSLAQIAGHALSSIFLDSLEADIERLQRINKTVSLIPAGARESDGATLRPIDVIVIAPSERLDFLAAKHVRALPRSVRAFFDGIGAMNKEGGALASYLLFEAPYTRALIDLGYRDAMARASELRAFLV